The following are encoded together in the Raineyella sp. LH-20 genome:
- the narH gene encoding nitrate reductase subunit beta, with amino-acid sequence MRIMAQMAMVMNLDKCIGCHTCSVTCKQAWTNRSGLEYVWFNNVETRPGLGYPRTYEDQERWKGGWVRLPNGRIRPRAGGRLRKLATIFYNPDLPRIADYYEPWTYDYDMLLRAPADSPHVPVARPRSLITGEEMKISWSANWDDDLAGSQEIAVNDPILAKMNEEVRLEYEKTFMFYLPRICEHCLNPSCVASCPSGAMYKRVEDGIVLVDQDQCRGWRMCVSGCPYKKVYFNHRTGKAEKCTLCYPRLEEGLPTVCSETCVGRLRYLGIVLYDADRVTAAASVEDEHDLLEAQRRCFLDPHDPAVQRAAAAAGIPHDWIEAAQRSPVWRLIHDYEVALPLHPEYRTLPMVWYVPPLSPIVDEVSRTGNDAEDHQVLLTALSTMRIPLAYLAELFTAGDTRPVELALRRLAAMRSYMRDLTLGGQPQEEIAAAVGTTGQELEDMYRLLAIADYDERYVIPSTHGEIGRAMAEVDPMGCSLDGPEGIGMNGPGLAAAGHAHGAARTTEGPGGARRVRLALSRRDDLDGYPGQHPGRPGLAGGAR; translated from the coding sequence ATGCGGATCATGGCCCAGATGGCGATGGTGATGAACCTCGACAAGTGCATCGGGTGCCACACGTGTTCGGTCACCTGCAAGCAGGCGTGGACGAACCGGTCGGGCCTGGAGTACGTCTGGTTCAACAACGTCGAGACCCGCCCCGGTCTCGGCTACCCCCGGACGTACGAGGACCAGGAGCGGTGGAAGGGCGGCTGGGTGCGGCTGCCGAACGGCCGGATCCGGCCCCGTGCCGGCGGCCGGCTGCGCAAGCTGGCGACGATCTTCTACAACCCTGACCTGCCGCGGATCGCCGACTACTACGAGCCGTGGACGTACGACTACGACATGCTGTTGCGGGCTCCGGCGGACTCTCCGCACGTCCCGGTCGCCCGGCCGCGCTCGCTGATCACCGGCGAGGAGATGAAGATCTCCTGGTCGGCCAACTGGGACGACGACCTCGCCGGCTCGCAGGAGATCGCCGTCAACGACCCGATCCTGGCGAAGATGAACGAGGAGGTCCGGCTCGAGTACGAGAAGACCTTCATGTTCTACCTGCCGCGGATCTGCGAGCACTGCCTCAACCCGTCGTGCGTCGCCTCCTGCCCGTCCGGCGCGATGTACAAGCGGGTGGAGGACGGCATCGTGCTGGTCGACCAGGACCAGTGCCGGGGCTGGCGGATGTGCGTGTCCGGCTGCCCGTACAAGAAGGTCTACTTCAACCACCGCACCGGCAAGGCGGAGAAGTGCACCCTCTGCTACCCGCGCCTGGAGGAGGGGCTGCCGACGGTCTGTTCGGAGACCTGCGTCGGACGGCTGCGCTACCTCGGCATCGTGCTGTACGACGCCGACAGGGTCACTGCGGCGGCCTCGGTCGAGGACGAGCACGACCTGCTCGAGGCGCAACGTCGCTGCTTCCTCGATCCGCACGATCCGGCGGTGCAGCGGGCCGCGGCGGCGGCCGGGATCCCGCACGACTGGATCGAGGCGGCGCAGCGCTCGCCGGTCTGGCGGCTGATCCACGACTACGAGGTGGCGCTGCCGCTGCACCCGGAGTACCGCACGCTGCCGATGGTCTGGTACGTCCCGCCGCTGTCGCCGATCGTCGACGAGGTGTCCCGGACGGGCAACGACGCGGAGGACCACCAGGTGCTGCTCACCGCGCTGTCGACGATGCGGATCCCGCTGGCCTACCTGGCCGAGTTGTTCACCGCGGGCGACACCCGGCCGGTAGAGCTGGCGCTGCGCCGGCTCGCCGCGATGCGCTCGTACATGCGCGACCTCACCCTCGGCGGGCAGCCGCAGGAGGAGATCGCCGCCGCGGTCGGGACGACCGGGCAGGAGCTCGAGGACATGTACCGGCTGCTCGCCATCGCCGACTACGACGAGCGCTACGTCATCCCCAGCACGCACGGGGAGATCGGCCGGGCGATGGCCGAGGTCGATCCGATGGGCTGCTCGTTGGACGGCCCCGAGGGGATCGGCATGAACGGTCCGGGCCTGGCCGCGGCGGGGCACGCGCACGGCGCGGCGCGGACGACGGAGGGGCCCGGCGGGGCACGGCGGGTCCGGCTCGCCCTCAGCCGCCGCGACGACCTCGACGGCTATCCCGGCCAGCACCCCGGACGGCCCGGTCTCGCCGGAGGTGCGCGGTGA
- the narJ gene encoding nitrate reductase molybdenum cofactor assembly chaperone: protein MSLPGIGRGGFLGRPRQTPRPPVPHTARQRAVTHMAAAVLLGYPDADTVAKYPAIAAELPTLPAPLADRLDTFLAHAEHVGADRLAQAYVETFDLKRKCSLYLSYFLTGDTRKRGTALVTFLEVYRAAGFEFDARELPDFLPVVLEFSALGDPELAGVLLSSHREGLEVLREALAATGSPWTGVVEAVTLTLPHVDERTRRRTLDLIAGGPPAEMVGADALGPGEPLVVPPPTLPRSDRS from the coding sequence GTGAGTCTCCCCGGTATCGGACGCGGCGGCTTCCTCGGCCGACCCCGCCAGACGCCCCGGCCGCCGGTCCCGCACACCGCGCGGCAGCGAGCCGTCACCCACATGGCCGCCGCGGTGCTGCTCGGCTATCCCGACGCGGACACCGTGGCCAAGTACCCGGCGATCGCCGCCGAACTGCCGACCCTGCCCGCCCCGTTGGCGGACCGCCTCGACACCTTCCTGGCGCACGCCGAGCACGTCGGGGCCGACCGGCTGGCCCAGGCGTACGTCGAGACCTTCGACCTCAAGCGGAAGTGCTCGCTCTACCTGTCGTACTTCCTCACCGGCGACACCCGCAAGCGCGGCACCGCCCTGGTGACGTTCCTCGAGGTGTACCGGGCCGCGGGCTTCGAGTTCGATGCCCGGGAGCTGCCCGACTTCCTGCCCGTGGTGTTGGAGTTCTCCGCGCTCGGTGACCCCGAGTTGGCCGGGGTGCTGCTCAGCTCGCACCGGGAGGGCCTGGAGGTGCTGCGGGAGGCCCTCGCGGCGACGGGCAGCCCGTGGACCGGGGTGGTCGAGGCCGTCACCCTCACCCTGCCGCACGTCGACGAGCGGACTCGTCGACGCACCCTCGATCTGATCGCCGGCGGCCCGCCGGCCGAGATGGTCGGCGCGGACGCCCTGGGACCGGGCGAGCCGCTGGTCGTCCCCCCACCGACCCTTCCCAGGAGTGATCGATCATGA
- the narI gene encoding respiratory nitrate reductase subunit gamma, which translates to MSTLDAMLWIAYPYVCLTMLVVGTVWRWRHDKFGWTTRSSELYESRMLRLGSPLFHYGILAVAAGHLLGLVIPKTWTEAIGLHEGAYHLIATLGGGLAGLAAGVGLVLLIVRRRFVHGVFQATTRNDKVMYVLLALPVLLGIVATLLHQVFGSGEGYDYRETISPWLRSLFVLQPRAALMADVPLAFQLHVIAAFLLFAVWPYTRLVHAFSVPLGYPTRPYIVYRSRAADPVIRRPDRGWEPIVGPVSLDRSRGGAVHPEQEQRRR; encoded by the coding sequence ATGAGCACCCTCGACGCGATGCTGTGGATCGCCTACCCGTACGTCTGCCTCACCATGCTGGTCGTCGGCACCGTCTGGCGCTGGCGGCACGACAAGTTCGGCTGGACCACCCGCTCCTCGGAGCTGTACGAGAGCCGGATGCTGCGGCTCGGCTCGCCGCTGTTCCACTACGGCATCCTCGCCGTCGCCGCCGGCCACCTGCTGGGCCTGGTCATCCCGAAGACCTGGACCGAGGCGATCGGCCTGCACGAAGGGGCCTACCACCTGATCGCCACCCTCGGCGGCGGGCTGGCCGGTCTGGCCGCCGGGGTCGGTCTCGTCCTGCTCATCGTCCGGCGGCGCTTCGTGCACGGCGTCTTCCAGGCCACCACCCGCAACGACAAGGTCATGTACGTGTTGCTGGCGCTGCCGGTGCTGCTCGGCATCGTCGCGACGCTGCTGCACCAGGTGTTCGGCAGCGGTGAGGGCTACGACTACCGCGAGACCATCTCGCCGTGGCTGCGGTCGCTGTTCGTCCTGCAGCCACGTGCCGCGCTGATGGCGGACGTGCCGCTGGCGTTCCAACTGCACGTGATCGCGGCGTTCCTGCTCTTCGCGGTGTGGCCTTACACCCGGCTGGTGCACGCCTTCTCGGTGCCGCTGGGCTACCCGACCCGGCCGTACATCGTCTATCGCTCCCGCGCCGCCGATCCGGTGATCCGGCGGCCCGACCGCGGCTGGGAACCGATCGTCGGCCCGGTGTCGCTGGACCGTTCCCGCGGCGGCGCCGTGCATCCGGAGCAGGAACAGCGACGCCGCTGA
- a CDS encoding SixA phosphatase family protein, with protein MSRHLYLMRHGQVEADSPASDKQRPLSALGRQQAVDAGALLADRGIGVVMSSTAERCRQTVAGLDLPGAPRLEFQEALYLADVETLLERIGEIEDEVTALLVVGHSPGLPALAAELSYDADHGDADAQRCAFPVSSVTEIEVPGSWSSLAEGDREGVRLVGTVGASGAYGASGAYGASGAYGAPASC; from the coding sequence ATGTCACGCCACCTGTATCTGATGCGCCACGGCCAGGTCGAGGCCGACTCGCCCGCCTCGGACAAGCAGCGCCCGCTCAGCGCGCTCGGCCGGCAACAGGCCGTCGACGCCGGCGCGCTGCTGGCCGACCGCGGCATCGGCGTGGTGATGAGCTCCACCGCCGAGCGCTGCCGGCAGACCGTCGCCGGACTGGACCTGCCCGGTGCGCCGCGGCTGGAGTTCCAGGAGGCGCTCTATCTGGCCGATGTCGAGACGCTGCTGGAGCGGATCGGTGAGATCGAGGACGAGGTGACCGCGCTGCTGGTGGTCGGTCACTCCCCCGGTCTGCCGGCGCTGGCCGCCGAGCTGTCGTACGACGCCGACCACGGCGACGCCGACGCCCAACGCTGTGCCTTCCCGGTGTCCTCAGTCACCGAGATCGAGGTGCCCGGCAGCTGGTCCTCCCTGGCCGAGGGCGACCGGGAGGGCGTACGCCTCGTCGGCACCGTCGGAGCTTCCGGGGCGTACGGAGCTTCCGGGGCGTACGGAGCTTCCGGAGCGTACGGGGCGCCCGCGAGCTGCTGA
- a CDS encoding cation diffusion facilitator family transporter produces the protein MSTPVTAGQIVDTRILRRFMWLSVAAALATMAIKGGAAVLTGSVGLLSDAMESMVNLAAALIGVWALRLAAKPADEGHPFGHGKAEYFSSLAEGSMILVAATLIIYTAVQRLIHPQPVEQLGVGLLLSTGASLVNLVVSLVLRRAGRRHRSIALEADGRHLMTDVWTSAGVLVGIGLVALTHWQPLDPIVAILVGGNILITGWGLLRRSGTLLLSSSLDAEDVARIRAVEAVFAAREPVHFLANQTVQQGQLALVHTFMCVPDEWTVGRARALAEEVKAAIAAELHASDVYVHVQSHSSHDVSEEPLPDKPVAPGA, from the coding sequence ATGAGCACCCCTGTGACCGCCGGGCAGATCGTCGACACACGCATCCTCCGCCGCTTCATGTGGCTGTCCGTGGCCGCCGCCCTGGCCACGATGGCGATCAAGGGCGGCGCCGCGGTGCTGACCGGATCGGTCGGCCTGCTGTCCGACGCCATGGAGTCGATGGTCAACCTCGCCGCGGCCCTGATCGGCGTGTGGGCACTGCGGCTGGCGGCGAAGCCCGCCGACGAAGGGCACCCCTTCGGCCACGGCAAGGCGGAGTACTTCTCCTCCCTCGCCGAGGGCTCGATGATCCTGGTGGCCGCGACGCTGATCATCTACACCGCGGTGCAGCGGCTGATCCACCCGCAGCCGGTCGAACAGCTCGGCGTCGGCCTGCTGCTGTCCACCGGTGCCTCGCTGGTCAACCTGGTCGTCTCCCTGGTGCTGCGCAGGGCCGGCCGCCGCCATCGGTCGATCGCTCTGGAGGCGGACGGCCGACACCTGATGACCGATGTCTGGACCTCGGCCGGCGTGCTGGTCGGCATCGGGCTGGTCGCCCTGACCCACTGGCAGCCGCTCGACCCGATCGTCGCGATCCTGGTCGGCGGCAACATCCTGATCACCGGCTGGGGGCTGTTGCGCCGTTCCGGGACGCTGCTGCTCAGCTCGTCCCTCGACGCGGAGGACGTCGCGCGGATCCGGGCGGTGGAAGCCGTCTTCGCCGCCCGGGAGCCGGTGCACTTCCTGGCCAACCAGACCGTCCAGCAGGGCCAGCTCGCCCTGGTGCACACCTTCATGTGCGTCCCGGACGAGTGGACGGTCGGCCGGGCCCGGGCGCTCGCCGAGGAGGTCAAGGCGGCGATCGCCGCAGAGCTGCACGCCAGTGACGTGTACGTCCACGTCCAGTCACACTCCTCGCACGACGTCTCCGAAGAGCCGCTGCCGGACAAGCCGGTCGCGCCCGGCGCCTGA
- a CDS encoding aldo/keto reductase encodes MAAAQLAPTTPLRSGGAIPLLGLGTWPMTGAACTEAVVTALESGYRLLDTAENYENEAAVGAGVRQASVAREDVFVTTKFNRKWHGRDLVRPALEAALERMGLDYVDLLLIHWPNPDQGRYLEAYEGLLAVQQAGLTRGIGTSNFTAPFLSDLFAHGYVPEVNQVELDPTRPRRDLVAIHREHGIVTEAWSPLGRDHRDALMASAAVQDAARTLGRTTAQVVLRWEVQQGVVAVPKSADPRRQQENLAVFDFTLSPDQMAAIGALEDPQADLLDPLRFGH; translated from the coding sequence ATGGCCGCTGCACAGCTCGCCCCGACCACCCCGCTCCGCAGCGGAGGTGCCATCCCGCTGCTCGGGCTCGGCACCTGGCCGATGACCGGCGCGGCGTGCACCGAGGCGGTCGTCACCGCGCTGGAGAGCGGCTACCGGCTTCTCGATACGGCAGAGAATTACGAGAACGAGGCCGCGGTGGGGGCGGGGGTGCGGCAGGCGTCGGTCGCCCGCGAGGACGTCTTCGTCACCACCAAGTTCAACCGGAAGTGGCATGGCCGCGATCTGGTCCGGCCGGCCCTCGAGGCGGCGCTGGAGCGGATGGGCCTCGACTACGTCGATCTGCTGCTGATCCATTGGCCCAACCCGGACCAGGGCCGTTACCTGGAGGCGTACGAGGGGCTGCTGGCGGTCCAGCAGGCCGGGCTGACCCGGGGGATCGGCACCTCGAACTTCACCGCGCCGTTCCTCTCCGACCTGTTCGCGCACGGGTACGTGCCGGAGGTCAACCAGGTCGAGCTGGACCCGACCCGGCCGCGCCGGGACCTGGTCGCGATCCACCGCGAGCACGGGATCGTGACCGAGGCCTGGAGCCCGCTCGGCCGCGACCACCGCGACGCGCTGATGGCGTCGGCCGCGGTGCAGGACGCCGCCCGGACGCTGGGGCGGACGACCGCCCAGGTGGTGCTGCGGTGGGAGGTCCAGCAGGGCGTCGTGGCGGTGCCGAAGTCCGCCGATCCGCGCCGCCAGCAGGAGAACCTCGCGGTCTTCGACTTCACCCTGTCGCCGGACCAGATGGCCGCGATCGGGGCGCTGGAGGATCCGCAGGCCGACCTGCTCGACCCGCTCCGCTTCGGGCACTGA
- the treY gene encoding malto-oligosyltrehalose synthase → MRTPTSTYRLQITRDFTLRQAAAMIDYLQDLGVGALYLSPLLASTAGSEHGYDCVDPTRIDPHRGGEQAWAALVEAAHAAGIGIVVDIVPNHLGIAEPDQNPSWWSVLREGRESPYAAWYDIDWDRFPILLPVLGEDRDENLTLVVTDDGAQLDYFGHRYPVAEGTWQPGDSAAAVHGRQHYRLISWRRGDTDITYRRFFTVTSLAGVHQEDPEVFAATHARIARWIADGQVDGLRVDHPDGLCDPGGYFVRLRELAPDAWIVGEKILERGEHLPSWPIQGTSGYDAMFDAGAVFLDPAAEKQFSRIYTSITGDQVGIADHVLEGKLNAAYELLEAERHRIARLAPEIETEPLESALAEIAARFEVYRSYLPQGDGYLIAAERAAVAARPDLAEVIGAISGRLHDPVDEVAQRFQQLCGAVMAKGVEDTAYYRYSRFIALNEVGGDPGTFGIGVGEFHRRMAQRQAHWPHSMTSLSTHDTKRSEDVRARLNVLAEIGDIWGPFAQGVVERMDIANRPLAYLLAQTFVGAAPIARERMQAYATKAMREASDQTSWTDPNEEFEQEVHAAIDRAYDDPDTVELMRTLLGLVARPGWSNSLGQKLVQLTMPGVPDVYQGTELWDESLVDPDNRRPVDFTACADLLRRTQPPPLDATGAAKLWITSRALRLRRERPDLFTGYAPVCAEGPAADHLVAFDRGGAITLATRLPYGLTHQGGWRDTVLHLDGTYRDQLQGLEWSGTVALADILVDYPVGLLVRQ, encoded by the coding sequence GTGCGTACCCCCACCTCGACCTACAGACTCCAGATCACCCGCGACTTCACCCTGCGGCAGGCCGCGGCGATGATCGACTACCTGCAGGACCTCGGGGTGGGTGCGCTCTATCTGTCCCCACTGCTCGCGTCGACCGCCGGCTCCGAGCACGGCTACGACTGCGTCGACCCGACCCGGATCGATCCACACCGCGGCGGCGAGCAGGCCTGGGCCGCTCTCGTCGAGGCCGCCCACGCGGCTGGGATCGGGATCGTCGTCGACATCGTCCCCAACCATCTCGGCATCGCCGAGCCGGACCAGAACCCGAGCTGGTGGAGCGTGCTGCGCGAGGGCCGCGAGTCCCCGTACGCCGCCTGGTACGACATCGACTGGGACCGGTTCCCCATCCTGCTGCCGGTGCTCGGCGAGGACCGCGACGAGAACCTCACCCTCGTGGTGACCGACGACGGGGCGCAACTCGACTACTTCGGTCATCGGTACCCGGTCGCGGAGGGCACCTGGCAGCCGGGCGACTCGGCGGCCGCCGTCCACGGGCGCCAGCACTACCGACTGATCTCGTGGCGCCGCGGCGACACCGACATCACCTACCGGCGCTTCTTCACCGTCACCAGCCTGGCCGGAGTCCACCAGGAGGACCCTGAGGTCTTCGCCGCCACCCACGCCCGGATCGCCCGGTGGATCGCCGACGGGCAGGTCGACGGGCTGCGGGTCGACCATCCGGACGGTCTGTGCGACCCCGGCGGCTACTTCGTCCGGCTGCGCGAGCTGGCCCCGGACGCCTGGATCGTCGGCGAGAAGATCCTGGAGCGCGGCGAGCACCTGCCGAGCTGGCCGATCCAGGGCACCAGCGGGTACGACGCGATGTTCGATGCCGGCGCGGTGTTCCTCGATCCGGCCGCCGAGAAGCAGTTCTCCCGGATCTACACCTCGATCACCGGCGACCAGGTCGGGATCGCCGACCACGTCCTGGAGGGCAAGCTCAACGCGGCGTACGAGTTGCTCGAGGCCGAGCGGCACCGGATCGCCCGGCTCGCCCCGGAGATCGAGACCGAACCACTGGAGTCGGCGCTGGCCGAGATCGCCGCCCGCTTCGAGGTGTACCGCTCCTACCTGCCGCAGGGCGACGGCTACCTGATCGCCGCCGAACGGGCCGCCGTCGCGGCCCGTCCCGACCTCGCCGAGGTGATCGGCGCGATCAGCGGTCGGCTGCACGATCCTGTCGACGAGGTGGCCCAGCGGTTCCAGCAGCTCTGCGGTGCGGTGATGGCCAAGGGCGTCGAGGACACCGCCTACTATCGCTACTCCCGGTTCATCGCCCTCAACGAGGTGGGGGGCGATCCGGGCACCTTCGGCATCGGGGTGGGCGAGTTCCACCGGCGGATGGCCCAGCGCCAGGCCCACTGGCCGCACTCGATGACGTCGCTGTCCACCCACGACACGAAGCGCAGCGAGGACGTCCGGGCCCGGCTCAACGTGCTGGCCGAGATCGGCGACATCTGGGGTCCGTTCGCCCAGGGGGTGGTGGAGCGGATGGACATCGCCAACCGGCCGCTGGCCTACCTGCTCGCCCAGACCTTCGTCGGGGCGGCGCCGATCGCGCGGGAACGCATGCAGGCGTACGCCACCAAGGCGATGCGCGAGGCCTCCGACCAGACCAGCTGGACCGATCCGAACGAGGAGTTCGAGCAGGAGGTGCACGCCGCGATCGACCGCGCGTACGACGACCCCGACACCGTCGAGCTGATGCGTACGCTGCTCGGGCTGGTCGCCCGCCCGGGCTGGTCGAACTCCTTGGGACAGAAGCTGGTCCAGCTGACCATGCCCGGGGTGCCCGACGTCTACCAGGGCACCGAGCTGTGGGACGAGTCGCTGGTGGACCCGGACAACCGCCGGCCGGTCGACTTCACCGCCTGCGCCGACCTGCTGCGCCGCACCCAGCCGCCACCGCTGGACGCCACCGGCGCGGCGAAGCTGTGGATCACCTCCCGGGCACTGCGGCTGCGCCGGGAGCGGCCCGACCTGTTCACCGGCTACGCGCCGGTCTGTGCCGAGGGGCCCGCGGCCGACCACCTGGTCGCGTTCGACCGCGGCGGCGCGATCACCCTGGCCACCCGGCTGCCGTACGGCCTGACCCATCAGGGCGGTTGGCGTGACACGGTCCTGCACCTCGACGGGACGTATCGCGACCAGCTGCAGGGGCTGGAGTGGTCGGGTACCGTCGCACTCGCAGACATCCTCGTCGACTACCCGGTGGGCCTGCTGGTCCGGCAGTGA
- a CDS encoding DsbA family oxidoreductase: MTLRVDIWSDIACPWCYIGKRRFDAALAAFTHRNDVRVTWRSYQLDPDLPERYDGSEAEYLADVKGMTADQVQEMLAVVGEQAATVGLTYDWDRLVPANSLRGHQLLHLARRTAGIDVGAVKDDLLAAHFVRGEAISDPDVLVAIGVRHGLTEGAVRAALDDDAVRAEVLADFRTARSIGVTGVPFFVLEDKYAISGAQPTELFAQALQKVWEESRPAPRNFITLDTGDAPACGPEGCD; this comes from the coding sequence ATGACGCTGCGCGTGGACATCTGGTCCGACATCGCCTGTCCCTGGTGCTACATCGGCAAGCGGCGATTCGACGCCGCACTGGCGGCGTTCACCCACCGCAACGATGTCCGGGTCACCTGGCGCTCCTACCAGCTGGATCCCGACCTGCCGGAGCGCTACGACGGCAGCGAGGCGGAGTACCTCGCCGACGTCAAGGGGATGACGGCCGACCAGGTGCAGGAGATGCTGGCGGTGGTCGGCGAGCAGGCGGCCACCGTCGGACTGACGTACGACTGGGACCGGCTCGTCCCGGCCAACTCGCTGCGCGGCCACCAGCTGCTGCACCTCGCGCGCCGCACCGCCGGCATCGACGTCGGCGCGGTGAAGGACGACCTGCTGGCGGCGCACTTCGTCCGCGGCGAGGCGATCAGCGATCCCGACGTGCTGGTGGCGATCGGCGTACGCCACGGGCTGACCGAGGGCGCGGTCCGCGCTGCGCTGGACGACGATGCGGTCCGCGCCGAAGTGCTCGCCGATTTCCGCACCGCCCGGTCGATCGGGGTCACCGGGGTGCCGTTCTTCGTGCTGGAGGACAAGTACGCCATCTCCGGCGCACAGCCCACCGAACTGTTCGCCCAGGCGCTGCAGAAGGTGTGGGAGGAGAGCCGTCCGGCACCGCGCAACTTCATCACCCTGGACACCGGTGACGCCCCCGCCTGCGGGCCGGAGGGCTGCGACTGA
- a CDS encoding hemerythrin domain-containing protein — translation MCNYCGCQDMTLIRDYYAEHDSARDLADRARRAMDAGEYAKARDEIARLAVELEGHWQGEEGGLFAVMVDRYPDDFADYIGPLVEEHRALAGFLQALDVTDAAHRRAFADQVAELHEHMLREEDSLFPASVVTFVGEDWTRAIDGWQSAHPDRELIAD, via the coding sequence ATGTGCAACTACTGCGGCTGCCAGGACATGACGCTGATCCGCGATTACTACGCGGAACACGACAGCGCCCGCGACCTCGCCGACCGCGCACGCCGGGCGATGGACGCCGGGGAGTACGCCAAGGCCCGTGATGAGATCGCCCGGCTGGCCGTCGAGTTGGAGGGGCACTGGCAGGGGGAGGAGGGCGGCCTGTTCGCGGTGATGGTCGACCGCTACCCTGACGACTTCGCCGACTACATCGGGCCCTTGGTCGAGGAGCACCGGGCGCTCGCCGGCTTCCTGCAAGCGCTCGACGTCACCGACGCCGCCCACCGCAGGGCCTTCGCCGATCAGGTGGCCGAACTGCACGAACACATGCTGCGTGAGGAGGACTCGCTGTTCCCCGCGTCGGTCGTCACCTTCGTCGGGGAGGACTGGACCCGGGCGATCGACGGGTGGCAGTCCGCGCACCCGGACCGGGAGCTGATCGCAGACTGA
- the tuf gene encoding elongation factor Tu, whose amino-acid sequence MAKAKFERTKPHVNIGTIGHIDHGKTTLTAAISKVLHDKYPDLNEESPFDSIDKAPEERQRGITISIAHIEYQTEKRHYAHVDCPGHADYVKNMITGAAQMDGAILVVAATDGPMPQTREHVLLARQVGVPAMVVALNKCDMVDDEELIELVEMEVRELLASQDFDEDCPVVQISAYQALQGDPKWVKSVEDLMDAVDEYIPTPAREVDKPFLMPVEDVFTITGRGTVVTGRIERGVIKVNESVEIVGIHDATATSTVTGVEMFRKLLDEGQAGENVGLLLRGTKKEDVQRGMVICKPGSVTPHTEFEGRVYILNKDEGGRHKPFFAHYSPQFYFRTTDVTGAIELPEGVDMIMPGDNTDMKVKLIHPIAMEEGLKFAIREGGRTVGAGNVTKIIK is encoded by the coding sequence GTGGCAAAGGCCAAGTTCGAGCGGACCAAGCCGCACGTCAACATCGGCACCATCGGGCACATCGACCACGGCAAGACCACTCTGACCGCGGCGATCTCGAAGGTGCTCCACGACAAGTACCCGGACCTGAACGAGGAGTCCCCCTTCGACTCCATCGACAAGGCTCCCGAGGAGCGCCAGCGCGGCATCACGATCTCGATCGCTCACATCGAGTACCAGACCGAGAAGCGCCACTACGCGCACGTTGACTGCCCCGGCCACGCCGACTACGTCAAGAACATGATCACCGGTGCCGCGCAGATGGACGGCGCCATCCTCGTCGTGGCCGCCACCGACGGCCCGATGCCGCAGACCCGCGAGCACGTCCTGCTCGCCCGCCAGGTGGGCGTGCCGGCCATGGTCGTGGCGCTGAACAAGTGCGACATGGTCGACGACGAGGAGCTCATCGAGCTCGTCGAGATGGAGGTCCGCGAGCTGCTGGCCTCGCAGGACTTCGATGAGGACTGCCCGGTCGTCCAGATCTCCGCCTACCAGGCGCTGCAGGGCGACCCCAAGTGGGTCAAGTCGGTCGAGGACCTGATGGACGCGGTCGACGAGTACATCCCGACCCCGGCCCGCGAGGTCGACAAGCCGTTCCTGATGCCCGTCGAGGACGTCTTCACCATCACCGGCCGTGGCACGGTCGTCACCGGCCGTATCGAGCGCGGTGTGATCAAGGTCAACGAGTCCGTCGAGATCGTCGGCATCCACGACGCCACCGCGACCTCCACGGTCACCGGTGTCGAGATGTTCCGCAAGCTCCTCGACGAGGGCCAGGCCGGTGAGAACGTCGGCCTGCTGCTGCGTGGCACCAAGAAGGAAGACGTGCAGCGCGGCATGGTCATCTGCAAGCCGGGCTCGGTCACCCCGCACACCGAGTTCGAGGGCCGCGTCTACATCCTGAACAAGGACGAGGGTGGCCGTCACAAGCCGTTCTTCGCCCACTACTCGCCGCAGTTCTACTTCCGCACCACCGACGTCACCGGCGCCATCGAGCTGCCCGAGGGTGTCGACATGATCATGCCCGGTGACAACACCGACATGAAGGTGAAGCTGATCCACCCGATCGCCATGGAAGAGGGCCTGAAGTTCGCCATCCGTGAGGGTGGCCGCACCGTGGGTGCCGGCAACGTCACCAAGATCATCAAGTGA